CGGCGCTCATCGCGCTGGCCACCGTCGGCGCCACCGGCTGCATGCTGCTGGCCTGGTGGCAGTGGACCCGCTACGAATCGAACTCGGGCACGTTCCTGAACCTGGGATACGCCCTGCAGTGGCCGATGTTCGCCGCGTTCTGCGTCTACGCCTACTACAAGTTCGTCAGGCTGGAGGACGCGCCACCGACCTACGAGGAGCCCGCGGACACCAACCGCGCCACCGAGCTCCCCGCCGGACTGCTCCCCGAGCGTCCGGCCGCCGCGTCGACCGTCGATGACGACCCCACCCTGCGCGAATACAACGCCTACCTGGCCGAGTTGGCCAAAGCGGACACCCCCGAGGACAGGAACACCAGATGAGTACCCCCGAAAGCCAGGAAACCCAGACCCCCGCCGTTCCGCTGCCCTCCATCCAGAAGGCGCTGGCGAGCTACCGGGTACTGGCGTGGACGACCGGCCTGTGGCTGATCGCGTTGTGCTACGAGATGGTCATGAAGTACGGCTTCAACGACGACTCGCTGAGCTGGATCGCGGTCGTGCACGGCTGGGTGTACTTCGCCTACCTGATCGCCACGGCGAACCTGGCCGTCAAGGTACGCTGGCCGTTGGGCCGCACGCTGGGCACCCTGATCTCCGGCACCGTGCCCGTGTTGGGCCTCATCGTCGAGCACTTCCAGACCCAAGACGTGAAGAAGCGGTTCGCTCTGTAGCCGCCGTCGGGCGCACCGCGGGTATCAGCAACGCGCCCACCGCCGACACGGCCGAGACCGCGGCGGCGACCGTCAGCGCAGCCCGGAAGCCGTCGAGGGTAGGCACCTCCTGACCGGCGGCCGTCATCGTCATCCCCGCCAGGATCGCCCCGATCACCGCGCTGGAGATCGAGGTACCCAACGACCGCGCCAGCGCGTTGAGACCGTTGGCTGCCGCGGTCTCCGAAAGCGGCACCGCGGCGTTGATCAACGCAGGCATCGACGCGTAGGCGAAGCCCACCCCGATGCTCACCAGGACGTTGAGCACCAGCACTTGCGGACCGCCGCCCAGTAGCCACAACCCGGCCAGATACGAACCGGCGATCACCACGCACCCGACGCACAGCGTGAACCTCGGCCCCCTGGCCCCGGCCACCCGCGCCGCGAACGGCGCCACGAGCATCATGGCGATTCCGCCCGGGGCCATCCACAGCCCGGCCTCGAGCATCGACATGCCCAGCCCGTAACCGGTCTCGGCGGGAAGTTCGAGCACCTGCGGTGCGATCAGTGAGAGCGCGAACATCGCGAAACCGACCCCCACCGAGGCGATATTGGTGATCAGCACCGGCGGGCGCACCGAGGTGCGCAGGTCCACGACCGGCGAATCGAACCGCAACTGCCAGGCGACGAAGATCGCGCAGACCACGAGCGAGGTGCCGAACATCCCGATCGTCAACCCGGACGTCCAGCCCCAGTCGCGCCCCTTGGTGATGCCCAGCAGCAGGGTCACCAGTGCCCCCGCAAGCAAAAGCGCGCCCAGCGGGTCGAGGCGGTCGGTCGAACTGGCAGGCACCGCAGGCACCAGCGTGGCGAAGAGCACCAGCAACACGACACCGATGCCCGCGGCGAACCAGAACAGCGCATGCCAGGAGAGGTGTTGGGCAACGGCCGCCGACAGTGGCAGCCCGAGTGCGCCGCCCACCCCGAGCGACGAACTCATCAGCCCCATGGCGCTGCCGACCCGCTCGGCGGGCACCGAGGCCCGCAGCACGCTGATGCCCAGCGGGATGATGGGGATACCCAGGCCCTGCATACCGCGACCGATCACGAACGGGATGAGGGTGCTACTCGACGCGGCGATCACCGAGCCCGCGATCAACACCATCGCGCAGGCGATCAGAATGCGTTTCGGACCGTACAGATCCCCGAGCCTGCCGAACACCGGGGTGGCCACCGCCGCGGTGAGCAGCGTCGACGTGATCGCCCATGACGCATCAGAAGCACTGGTGCCGAGCAGCTTTGGCAGTTCGGGTATCAACGGGATGAGCAGTGTCTGCATCAACGAGACGCTGATGCCGGCGGCACACAGCACCGCGATCAGCACACCGGGATGGGCCGCCGAGACTCTCCGGAAAGGCCGCGGCCGATCGACTGACACCACGCCCGGGAGCATTACACGTTAGCTGCGCTATACAAAATCCCGATGGTGGACCGGGTCGGAACCGCCGGTGCTCAGGCCAGCGCGCGCAATTGCGGGAGCAACAACGTCAGCGCCCGGCCACGATGTGAAGCGGCATCCTTCTCCGCAGCAGACAGCTGCGCCGCCGACCGCGAGGATTCTGCGGGTACGAAGATCGGGTCATATCCGAAGCCGCCGTCACCACGCGGCTCCCGGGCGATCGTGCCCACCCATTCACCGCGCACCACGGTCTCCCCTGCCGCGGACACGAGCGCGCACGCCGAGACGAAGGCGGCTCCGCGCCGGTCGTCGGGCACATCGCGCAGCTGTCCCAGCAGCAGCTCGAGGTTGGCGCGGTCGTCACCGTGTGCGCCGGACCACCGCGCCGACAACACCCCGGGCATACCGTTGAGTGCGTCGACGGCCAGCCCGGAATCGTCGGCGACCGAGGGCAACCCGGTCGCGGCAAACGCATCGCGGGCCTTGGCCAGCGCGTTCTCCTCGAAGGTGGCACCGGTCTCGGGTGCCTCATCGAACTCGGGGACCTCGGACAGCGACACCAACTCCACGCCGTTGATCCCGGCCGTGTCGAGGACCCGGCGCAGCTCGGCAAGTTTCTTGGCGTTGCGCGAGGCAACCAGTAACCGGATCAGCTTCCGAACACCTTCTTGGACGGACCGCTGGGCTCGGGCAGCACGCCGGGATAGGGCAGCTCCAGTGCCGCCCGCTGGATGGCGAACAGCTCCTCGCAACCGGCGAGCGCCACGTCCAGCATCTTGTCCAGCGTCGAGCGCGGGAAGGTGGCCCCCTCACCGGTGCCCTGGATCTCCACCAGGGTTCCGGTGTCGGTGGCGACGACGTTCATGTCGACCTCGGCGCGGGAATCCTCGGTGTAGGGCAGGTCCAACCGGACCCGGCCGTCGACCACACCGACCGACACCGCGGCGATGGCACAGGACAGTGGGCGCGGATCCGACAGCTTGTCGGCTGCGGCCAGGTAGGTCACGGCATCGGAGAGCGCGACATAGGCGCCGGTGATCGCGGCGGTGCGGGTACCACCGTCGGCCTGCAGCACATCGCAGTCGATGGCGATGGTGTTCTCACCGAGCGCGCCGAGGTCGATACACGCCCGCAGCGACCGGCCGACGAGCCTGCTGATCTCCTGGGTGCGACCGCCGACCTTGCCCTTGACCGACTCGCGGCCCGAGCGCTCATGGGTGGCCGCCGGCAGCATCGCGTACTCCGCGGTCAGCCAGCCCTGCCCGGAGCCCTTGCGCCAGCGCGGCACTCCCTCGGTCACCGAGGCCGTGCACATGACGCGGGTCTGGCCGAATTCGACCAATACCGAGCCCGCCGGATGGGAGGTGAAACCGCGGGTGATGACCACTGGCCTCAGCTCGTCGTCAAGCCGGCCGTCTTCTCGTCTGGACACCGTGCAACCCTAACGCGGCAGCCCGACGGGGAGCTCAGTGGCGGGTCACGTCGATGACTTCGCCGCACACCACCGCATGCACCGGGCCGTCGAACTCGGCCTTGGCCTCGCTGATGACATCCTCGCGCGACGTCCAGGGCGGGATGTGGGTCAGCAGCAATTTCCCGACGCCCGCACGCGCCGCGATCTGACCGGCCTCGGTGCCCGACAGGTGCAGATTGGGCGGCCGCTCGGGGGAATGGGTCCAGGAAGCCTCGCACAGGAACACGTCGACACCGCGCGCCAGCTCGACCACCGCATCGCAGATGCCGGTATCGCCGCTGTAGGCGAAGGTGATGCCATCGCGATCGGTGAAGCGCATTCCGTAGGACTCGGTGGGGTGACACACCAGCCGCGGTTCGACCGTCAGGGCTCCGAGCCGCACCGCTTGACCGTCGACCCAGGGCTGGACGTCGAAAATATCGGAGACATCATCGATCTCGCCACCCTCGGGCGAGGACGCCGCGCCGAGCCGCTCCCAGGTATGCGAAGGACCGAACAACATGGCCCGCCCCTTGGGCGGGGACGGGTGGTACCGGCGCCACACGAACAGGCCGGGCAGATCCAGGCAGTGATCGGCGTGCAGATGCGACAGCAGGACGTTCACCGAGCCGGGGTCGGCGTACCGCTGCAGCGCGCCGAGCACCCCGCCGCCGAAGTCCAGGACCATGGGCGCGGTGTCGGGCTCGGTCAGCAGATATCCGGACGCGGGCGAATCGGGGCCGACAACACTGCCGGAACAACCCAGTACGGTGATTCGCACAGCACTAGCTTGCCATGTCGGTCAGCGGCACGACGAAAGCATGACCGCATTCAGCGACAAGATTCATTTTGTGTCCGCACCGTGATGCAGGACATGGCCCGCGGACCGGCTCAGGAGCGCAGCGAGGCCGGGCCGGTGCGCGTGGTACGAGCCCTGCGCTCCGGGCCAGACAGCACGTAAGCGGCGATCAGACCGGCGATCGCGCCGGACAGATGTCCCTGCCAGGACACCCCCGGCGCACCGGGCAGCACCCCGAACAGAATGCCGCCGTACACCAGCGCGACGATCACCCCGACGACGATCTCCCAGGCCTTGCGGCTGAAGAATCCGAACACGATCAGAAACGTCAGCCAGCCGAAGATCAGCCCGGACGCGCCGATGTGATTCGTCGTGCACTGCACGCCCACATAGGGGCAGTGCGCGCCGATATTGCCGATCAGCCAGGTGCCGAACCCGCCGAGCACCCAGATGATGGCGGTGGCGCCGAGGAATCGACCCATGCCGGCCAGCGTCATCAGAAATCCGAGCACCAGCGCGGGCACGGTGTTGGCGATCAGATGGGGCCACCCGCCGTGCAGCAGCGGCGCCCACAGGATGCCCCACAGCCCGTCGGTCTGCAGCGGGCGAATCCCGTCCTGGTCCAGGCGATGGCCCAGAACGGTGTCGATGATCTCCATGACGTAGAGCAGCGCCACGAAACCGACGACGGTGACGCCGCCCACCACCCAGGCCGGCCGATTCTTCGGTGACCGGGTGTCGGAGAGATTCATGCCCACTCGCTCATGCCCAGAGTTGCCCTTCCAATGCGTCTTCCGCATCGTCCAGGCTACCGGCGTAGGCACCGGTGGACAGATACTTCCACCCGGCATCACAGATGGTGAAGGCGATGTCGGCGCGCTCGCCGGCCTTGATGGCCTTGGCGCCCATACCGAGTGCGGCGTGCAGGATGGCGCCCGAGGAGATGCCCGCGAAGATGCCCTCCACCTGGACCAGCTCACGGGTGCGCTTGACCGCATCGAAGGCGCCGACCGAGTAGCGGGTGGTCAGGATCTCCGGGTCGTACAACTCGGGGACGAAACCCTCGTCGATGTTGCGCAGCGCGTAGACACCCTCGCCGTAGCGCGGTTCGGCGGCCACGATCTGCACCCCGGGCACCTGTTCACGCAGGAAACGGCCGGTGCCCATCAGGGTTCCGGTGGTGCCCAGTCCGCCGACGAAATGGGTGATCTCGGGCAGATCGGCCAGCAACTCCGGACCGGTGGTCTCGTAGTGTGCGGCGGCATTGGCCGGGTTGCCGTACTGGTAGAGCATCACCCACGAGGGATTCTGCGCGGCAAGCTCTTTGGCGTGTGCGACGGCGGTGTTGGAACCACCCTCGGCAGGCGAGTAGATGATCTTCGCACCGTAGAGCTCGAGCAGTTGTCGACGCTCGATCGAGGTGTTCTCCGGCATCACGCAGATCATCCGGTAACCCTTGAGCAGCGCCGCCATGGCCAGGGAAATCCCGGTGTTGCCGCTGGTGGGTTCCAGCAGCGTGTCCCCCGGCGTGATCAGGCCGTCGCGTTCAGCCTGCTCGATCATCCGCAGCGCGGGCCGGTCCTTGATCGACCCGGTGGGATTGCGGTCCTCCAGCTTGGCCCACAGCCGCACATGCGGACCGTCGACGCCGTCCTCCCACCGTGGCGACAGCCGCTGCAAGCCGACCAGCGGGGTGTTCCCGAGGGCGTGCAGCAGCGAGTCGTAACGCACGCCTAGCCGCCCGCGACGGCGGGCAGGATCGTCACCGAATCGCCGTCGCCGATCGCGGTGTCCAATCCACCGGAGAACCGGACGTCCTCGTCGTTGACATAGATGTTGACAAAGCGGTGCAGCTTGCCCGCGTTGTCCGAGTCGATCAGACGGTCGGATATGCCCGGATACTTGGACTCCAGGTCGGCGATGACGGCCTGCAGGGTTTCGCCGTCGGCTTCGACGCGCTTCTCCCCACCGGTGTGGGTGCGCAGGATGGTCGGGATGGACACGGTTACGGACACGGTGGCCTCTCTCAGGATTCGTAGTTCTCGACGATGCTGACTGGTTCTTCGGTGACGACGCCGTCGAGGATGCGATAGCTGCGCAGTTCGTGCGCCTCCGGGTCGCGGGTCGACACCAGCACGTAGTGGGCGTCTGGTTCGGAGGCGAAGGAGATGTCGGTCCGGCTCGGGTAGGCCTCGGTCGCGGTGTGCGAGTGGTAGATGACGACCGGGACCTCGTCGTTGTCATCCATCTGGCGCCACACCTTGAGCTGCTCACCGGAATCGAACCGGTAGAAGGTCGGGGACCGCTCTGCGTTGACCATCGGGATGAACCGCTGCGGGCGGTCCGAACCCTCCGGTCCGGCGATCACGCCACAGGCTTCGTCGGGATGGTCGGCGCGCGCGTGGGCCACCATGGCGTCCACCAGGTCGGCGCGGATCACCAGCACGTCAGGACTCCGTCTCTTTTGCAGATGCGAACGCTCCGGGCAACAGACCGCGGTAGGTCGGTATTCCGGCGACCGATTCGGCGGCCAGCACGCCGACGAGGACGGCACGGGCCAGGCAGTCGGCGGCGGCGGCCCCCAACGCGGTCACCAGCGCGGTCTCCGGGGACATCGCGGCGGGCACCTTCTCCGAGGGCGGCACCTGCACCGAGCCGGTGGCCAGCGCGAAGACGGTGTCGCCGTCGACCGGGGTGTGGGCTGGCCTGATGGCATGCGCCAGTCCGTCCTGGGCGGCGATCGCCAGCCGACGGCAGCCCGCGGGGCTCAGCTCGGCATCGGTGGCCACGACGGCGATGGTCGTGTTGAGGGGGCTGCTCTTGGTGTTCAGGGCCGCGAACTCGGCGATCTGTTCTTCCGGCGGGGCACTCAGGCCGAACTGCGCGGTCAGATCGGACATCCACGGCAGCCCGGTGGCCGGATCGATGACGTTGCCGCCGGAGTTGACGGCGACGACGGCTCCCACGGTCACGCCCAGTTCCGGCAGCCTGATCGAGGCGGTGCCCAGTCCGCCCTTGAGCACGCCGGCGCGCGCACCGGCACCGGCGCCGACATTGCCGACCGCAACCCGGTCGCCGGAGTCGGCCGCGGATTTCACGGCGGCGTAACCGAATTCGGCGGTGGGCCGGCATCCCCAGCCGCCGACCGGCAGGTCGAAGATGACCGCGCCGGGGACGATCGGCACCACACCGCCGTCCATCGCGACACCGCGGCCCTGCTCCTCCAGCCAGATCATCACGCCGTCCGCGGCCGCCAGCCCGTAGGCGCTCCCACCGGTGAGTACCACCGCGTCGACGTGACGCACGCTGTTGGCCGGGTCGAGCAGATCGGTCTCGCGGCTCCCCGGTGCGCCGCCGCGGCAGTCGACCGCGCCGACGGTGCCCTGCGGTGCCAGCACGACGGTGCTGCCCGCGGCCCAGCCCGACCCGAGGGTGACATCGTCGTCGATGCGGTGGTGATGCCCGACGCGGATTCCTGCGATATCGGTGATGGCGCCGAACCCGCTCATCGGGTCTGTCCCATCAGGCCGAGCACCAGGTACTCCTGCAGCACTGTCAGCCACTGGTAGATGTCCAGGTGTCCGGCCATCGGATGCCCTACCGGCAACTGATCCAGTCCGCCGGGGCCGATCTCGAGCATCGAGCCCAACGCCAACCGCACATCGTTGACCGCCGAAGCCCACGCCTGCGCATCGTCCTCGGACAGCTCGAACTTGCCGCCACCGTCCGGCAGTGTCTCCAGGAGGCGTTGCGCGGCTTGCCGTTTGGCGTCGATGATGGTCGGCTCGTGCAGGCTGCGCAGCGCACTGTTGAGGCTGTCGGCCGCCGACGAACCCGCCGGGTGCTCGGTGCGGGCCCGGTAGAAGTCGGGCAACAGCCGTTTCATCGTCTCGTCCTCGGGCGGCGCCGAGTGGCCGGTCTTGATGCCGGTCAGTTCGCTGAGTTCGTCGGTCGGAGCGGCGGATTCACGGTCGTCGAGCATCCCGGTGAGCGAGGAGACCAGATTACGCAACAGATCTGCTTCGTGCGCGGCCAGCGATGACCGGAATCGCGGGCCGTCGGCGCCCTCGAGGCGTTTCCATTTGCGCACCGGTCAGCGGTCCTGCTGCATGGTCGCCCACAAGCCCGCCGAGTGCAGCTTGGTCACGTCGACCTCCATCGATTCCCGGCTGCCGGAAGACACCACGGCCTTGCCCTCGGTGTGCACCTGCATCATCAACTTGGTGGCGTGCGGCTCGGAGTAGCCGAACAGCTTCTGGAACACGTAGGTCACATACGACATCAGGTTCACCGGGTCGTCCCACACGATCGTCACCCAGGGGCTGTCGGTCGCATCGCGACTCTCGGTGGCCTCGTCCTCACGGGTACCCGGCCGAGTCCGCGCTGGGGTAACCATGCCCGACAGACTACCGGGGTGGCACTTCCCGCCCGAATCCGAACCGGACCGATACGGTTGGGGACGTGAACGACCCCGTGAGCACCGCGCTGCTGACCGACAAGTACGAGCTGACCATGCTCGCCGCGGCACTGCGCGACGGGTCGGCGCACCGGCGCTGCACCTTCGAGGCGTTTGCCCGGCGACTGCCCGACGGCCGCCGTTACGGGGTGGTGGCCGGCACCGGACGCTTCGTGGATGCACTGGCGCACTTCACCTTCGATGCGGACGCACTGGCCGGCGTCGCCGACTTCCTCGACGAGCAGACCCGCGAGTTCCTGGCCGGCTTCCGGTTCGGCGGCGATATCGACGGATATCCCGAGGGCGAGTTGTACTTCCCGAACTCGCCGGTGCTCTCGGTGCGGGGCAGCTTCGCCGAGTGCGTCATCCTGGAAACGCTCGCGCTGTCGGTGCTCAACCACGATTGCGCGATCGCCTCTGCCGCTGCCCGGATGGTCTCGGCGGCGGCCGGCCGCCAGCTGATCGAGATGGGATCGCGGCGCACCCACGAGCAGGCCGCCGTCGCCGCCGCCCGGGCGGCGTGGATCG
The sequence above is drawn from the Mycolicibacterium neoaurum VKM Ac-1815D genome and encodes:
- a CDS encoding DUF3817 domain-containing protein; amino-acid sequence: MSTPESQETQTPAVPLPSIQKALASYRVLAWTTGLWLIALCYEMVMKYGFNDDSLSWIAVVHGWVYFAYLIATANLAVKVRWPLGRTLGTLISGTVPVLGLIVEHFQTQDVKKRFAL
- a CDS encoding MFS transporter, coding for MLIAVLCAAGISVSLMQTLLIPLIPELPKLLGTSASDASWAITSTLLTAAVATPVFGRLGDLYGPKRILIACAMVLIAGSVIAASSSTLIPFVIGRGMQGLGIPIIPLGISVLRASVPAERVGSAMGLMSSSLGVGGALGLPLSAAVAQHLSWHALFWFAAGIGVVLLVLFATLVPAVPASSTDRLDPLGALLLAGALVTLLLGITKGRDWGWTSGLTIGMFGTSLVVCAIFVAWQLRFDSPVVDLRTSVRPPVLITNIASVGVGFAMFALSLIAPQVLELPAETGYGLGMSMLEAGLWMAPGGIAMMLVAPFAARVAGARGPRFTLCVGCVVIAGSYLAGLWLLGGGPQVLVLNVLVSIGVGFAYASMPALINAAVPLSETAAANGLNALARSLGTSISSAVIGAILAGMTMTAAGQEVPTLDGFRAALTVAAAVSAVSAVGALLIPAVRPTAATERTASSRLGSGSARR
- the rdgB gene encoding RdgB/HAM1 family non-canonical purine NTP pyrophosphatase, which encodes MIRLLVASRNAKKLAELRRVLDTAGINGVELVSLSEVPEFDEAPETGATFEENALAKARDAFAATGLPSVADDSGLAVDALNGMPGVLSARWSGAHGDDRANLELLLGQLRDVPDDRRGAAFVSACALVSAAGETVVRGEWVGTIAREPRGDGGFGYDPIFVPAESSRSAAQLSAAEKDAASHRGRALTLLLPQLRALA
- the rph gene encoding ribonuclease PH, translating into MSRREDGRLDDELRPVVITRGFTSHPAGSVLVEFGQTRVMCTASVTEGVPRWRKGSGQGWLTAEYAMLPAATHERSGRESVKGKVGGRTQEISRLVGRSLRACIDLGALGENTIAIDCDVLQADGGTRTAAITGAYVALSDAVTYLAAADKLSDPRPLSCAIAAVSVGVVDGRVRLDLPYTEDSRAEVDMNVVATDTGTLVEIQGTGEGATFPRSTLDKMLDVALAGCEELFAIQRAALELPYPGVLPEPSGPSKKVFGS
- a CDS encoding cyclic nucleotide-degrading phosphodiesterase, with product MRITVLGCSGSVVGPDSPASGYLLTEPDTAPMVLDFGGGVLGALQRYADPGSVNVLLSHLHADHCLDLPGLFVWRRYHPSPPKGRAMLFGPSHTWERLGAASSPEGGEIDDVSDIFDVQPWVDGQAVRLGALTVEPRLVCHPTESYGMRFTDRDGITFAYSGDTGICDAVVELARGVDVFLCEASWTHSPERPPNLHLSGTEAGQIAARAGVGKLLLTHIPPWTSREDVISEAKAEFDGPVHAVVCGEVIDVTRH
- a CDS encoding rhomboid family intramembrane serine protease, with translation MNLSDTRSPKNRPAWVVGGVTVVGFVALLYVMEIIDTVLGHRLDQDGIRPLQTDGLWGILWAPLLHGGWPHLIANTVPALVLGFLMTLAGMGRFLGATAIIWVLGGFGTWLIGNIGAHCPYVGVQCTTNHIGASGLIFGWLTFLIVFGFFSRKAWEIVVGVIVALVYGGILFGVLPGAPGVSWQGHLSGAIAGLIAAYVLSGPERRARTTRTGPASLRS
- a CDS encoding cysteine synthase — encoded protein: MRYDSLLHALGNTPLVGLQRLSPRWEDGVDGPHVRLWAKLEDRNPTGSIKDRPALRMIEQAERDGLITPGDTLLEPTSGNTGISLAMAALLKGYRMICVMPENTSIERRQLLELYGAKIIYSPAEGGSNTAVAHAKELAAQNPSWVMLYQYGNPANAAAHYETTGPELLADLPEITHFVGGLGTTGTLMGTGRFLREQVPGVQIVAAEPRYGEGVYALRNIDEGFVPELYDPEILTTRYSVGAFDAVKRTRELVQVEGIFAGISSGAILHAALGMGAKAIKAGERADIAFTICDAGWKYLSTGAYAGSLDDAEDALEGQLWA
- a CDS encoding MoaD/ThiS family protein, which codes for MSVTVSIPTILRTHTGGEKRVEADGETLQAVIADLESKYPGISDRLIDSDNAGKLHRFVNIYVNDEDVRFSGGLDTAIGDGDSVTILPAVAGG
- a CDS encoding Mov34/MPN/PAD-1 family protein, giving the protein MLVIRADLVDAMVAHARADHPDEACGVIAGPEGSDRPQRFIPMVNAERSPTFYRFDSGEQLKVWRQMDDNDEVPVVIYHSHTATEAYPSRTDISFASEPDAHYVLVSTRDPEAHELRSYRILDGVVTEEPVSIVENYES
- a CDS encoding P1 family peptidase, giving the protein MSGFGAITDIAGIRVGHHHRIDDDVTLGSGWAAGSTVVLAPQGTVGAVDCRGGAPGSRETDLLDPANSVRHVDAVVLTGGSAYGLAAADGVMIWLEEQGRGVAMDGGVVPIVPGAVIFDLPVGGWGCRPTAEFGYAAVKSAADSGDRVAVGNVGAGAGARAGVLKGGLGTASIRLPELGVTVGAVVAVNSGGNVIDPATGLPWMSDLTAQFGLSAPPEEQIAEFAALNTKSSPLNTTIAVVATDAELSPAGCRRLAIAAQDGLAHAIRPAHTPVDGDTVFALATGSVQVPPSEKVPAAMSPETALVTALGAAAADCLARAVLVGVLAAESVAGIPTYRGLLPGAFASAKETES
- the aosR gene encoding oxidative stress transcriptional regulator AosR; this encodes MRKWKRLEGADGPRFRSSLAAHEADLLRNLVSSLTGMLDDRESAAPTDELSELTGIKTGHSAPPEDETMKRLLPDFYRARTEHPAGSSAADSLNSALRSLHEPTIIDAKRQAAQRLLETLPDGGGKFELSEDDAQAWASAVNDVRLALGSMLEIGPGGLDQLPVGHPMAGHLDIYQWLTVLQEYLVLGLMGQTR
- the clpS gene encoding ATP-dependent Clp protease adapter ClpS, with the protein product MVTPARTRPGTREDEATESRDATDSPWVTIVWDDPVNLMSYVTYVFQKLFGYSEPHATKLMMQVHTEGKAVVSSGSRESMEVDVTKLHSAGLWATMQQDR